In the Choloepus didactylus isolate mChoDid1 chromosome 5, mChoDid1.pri, whole genome shotgun sequence genome, one interval contains:
- the DLD gene encoding dihydrolipoyl dehydrogenase, mitochondrial, with translation MQSWSRVYSSLAKRGHLSRISHGLQGVSAVPLRTYTDQPNNADVTVIGSGPGGYVAAIKAAQLGFKTVCIEKNETLGGTCLNVGCIPSKALLNNSHYYHMAHGKDFASRGIEVPEVRLNLEKMMEQKSTAVKALTGGIAHLFKQNKVVHVNGYGKITGKNQVTATKPDGSTQVIDTKNILIATGSEVTPFPGITIDEDTIVSSTGALSLKKVPEKMIVIGAGVIGVELGSVWQRLGADVTAVEFLGHVGGVGIDMEISKNFQRVLQKQGFKFKLNTKVTGATKKSDGNINVLIEAASGGKAEVLTCDVLLVCIGRRPFTQNLGLEELGIELDSRGRIPVNSRFQTKIPNIYAIGDVVAGPMLAHKAEDEGIICVEGMAGGAVHIDYNCVPSVIYTHPEVAWVGKSEEQLKEEGIEYKVGKFPFAANSRAKTNADTDGMVKILGQKSTDRVLGAHILGPGAGEMVNEAALALEYGASCEDIARVCHAHPTLSEAFREANLAASFGKAINF, from the exons ATAATGCTGATGTAACAGTGATAGGTTCTGGTCCTGGAGGATATGTTGCTGCTATTAAAGCTGCCCAGTTAGGCTTCAAG ACGGTCtgtattgaaaaaaatgaaaccctTGGTGGAACATGTTTGAATGTCGGTtgtattccttctaag gcTTTATTGAATAACTCTCATTATTACCATATGGCTCATGGAAAAGATTTTGCATCTAGGGGAATTGAAG TGCCTGAAGTTCGCTTGAATTTAGAGAAGATGATGGAGCAGAAGAGTACTGCAGTAAAAGCTTTAACAGGTGGAATTGCCCACTTATTCAAACAGAATAAG GTTGTTCATGTAAATGGATATGGAAAGATAACTGGCAAAAACCAGGTCACTGCTACGAAACCCGATGGCAGCACTCAAGTTATTGATacaaagaacattcttatagCTACAGGTTCAGAAGTTACTCCCTTTCCTGGAATCACG atTGATGAAGATACAATAGTGTCATCTACAGGtgctttatctttaaaaaaagttcCAGAAAAGATGATTGTGATTGGTGCAGGAGTAATAGGTGTAGAATTG GGTTCAGTTTGGCAAAGACTTGGTGCAGATGTGACAGCAGTTGAGTTTTTGGGTCATGTTGGTGGAGTTGGAATTGATATGGAAATATCTAAAAACTTTCAACGTGTCCTTCAAAAACagggatttaaatttaaattgaataCAAAGGTTACTGGTGCTACCAAGAAGTCAGATGGAAATATCAATGTTTT AATTGAAGCTGCTTCTGGTGGTAAAGCTGAAGTTCTCACTTGTGATGTACTCTTGGTTTGCATTGGTCGACGACCCTTTACTCAGAATTTAGGACTAGAGGAGCTTGGCATTGAACTTGATTCCAGAGGTAGAATTCCAGTCAATTCCAGATTCCAAACTAAAATTCCAAA TATCTATGCTATTGGTGATGTGGTTGCTGGTCCAATGCTGGCCCACAAAGCAGAAGATGAAGGCATTATCTGTGTCGAAGGAATGGCTGGTGGTGCTGTGCACATTGACTACAATTGTGTGCCATCAGTGATTTACACACATCCTGAAGTTGCTTGGGTTGGCAAATCAGAGGAGCAGTTGAAAGAGGAG GGTATTGAGTACAAAGTTGGGAAATTCCCATTTGCTGCGAACAGCAGAGCTAAGACAAATGCTGACACAGATGGCATGGTGAAGATTCTTGGGCAGAAATCCACGGACAGAGTATTAGGAGCACATATTCTAGGACCA GGTGCTGGAGAAATGGTAAATGAAGCTGCTCTTGCTTTGGAATATGGAGCATCCTGTGAAGATATAGCTAGAGTCTGTCATGCACATCCG ACTTTATCAGAAGCTTTTAGAGAAGCAAACCTGGCTGCATCATTTGGCAAGGCGATCAACTTttaa